One genomic window of Augochlora pura isolate Apur16 chromosome 5, APUR_v2.2.1, whole genome shotgun sequence includes the following:
- the LOC144469994 gene encoding uncharacterized protein LOC144469994: protein MLGEITLARPLEELTQITHVGAPVVLTVVAEELRRSRDEPPAQATVVDVGFLLGEPGNTPPYFESDNYVATIDENLDPGTVINFGDQYTTRVKDEDIGKAGVFALKLENNNGTFEINPTVAERTADFIVIVRDNTLIDYELYKALTFKIVAQEVGPATNLSASVPVTIFLRDVNDNPPVFEQKMYEVTLSENVTVGSRVIQVHATDIDTGTYGDIRYTGITGEGSKGFVIDPNTGLITVDMGSSLDREIAARLELTIEARDTNGTGNTGIVPLIVNLLDVNDNPPIFDRSIYEFMLNTDLTNFTSPAFVKAEDADAEPPNNIVRYEITHGNYENKFYLNETSGELILRSPLTKIRRKKQSAYDAFAKKGGTKLTNNQKKSPGITLNDYSDVVESVPAERSRNKTLSTLGDEANATKARMKISRRKRDQTNALYTLTARAYDLGIPHLSSETEIRILSGTAMEARVMMFVVPGEQPNSTKTAETLSTITGGRVTILEIRPFIPQNNTGSTTLPGEGKKSIVVALVEQIEPGTPLVDVEKIREILAANGVGIINGTDAETTVNTPDTNTPVNGNTHGTNGQTTVVNNTVTNVHSEEVTVYKAENKLLLWLLIILGLLMLLAIAILITCCICPGCPFYMAPRKRRVHSSETLVVRSDGRPKRHLHRQPAGTAEVSWNGRKQAWSADPTRRNWQFNKRNVKNCSLPGDVAYISAPPNDVHLNHDAHRLGDAGSYDHSRKMRMDEHDRMYMEEMEGQKQRGYDMPEMDSLQRHEMERESDTQRQGYRQRSGPRYMEPPMGDASVREQHFYREGNAEVLRLVTRGELDDPTASHHHHRHHCPTTLIVDGKDIILQRFIEDQKVRPDMPMQDVEAARMMETHQRTKDMFQQQPEIILIPDRLELGGHRQHIEEIGPTIQRLVIDHGDYDSQKTGKGSQIGEPLRQEKQEGMSTEAMGSERVSMSKEQASKTQYSFTDLELARQKALLARILLKRDNRHLDGGLLDSASYLETQSLPGQVAIATQTDRTAATQTDRHVRSRSDNDESDEDSRHRKKLKSRKKYGDGDWKRTRTLWMKSPIDEKSSPCFDKHLSILQRKMREVKEDRKISLEPDVLREISDSLNGNGASYQPDEDKAKHRKSEQSGISYKILNDTENDSSSSMELRKKKQAFGAKSCEDLSDDQKMNGTESLSSPDVKVKRDKRAEKSPKKEMKSQSAKKSEGSIKPSFRILEKEFTMLTKKFSKLGEKKFQESTGSDSTSQEKPETKKESGQKAAKKPDAAKTSETAKTEQKVKQKKETAIAKTKQKLRYQQSNVMSTGSSEFDELFEKSKKQSKPRQEAAKKQAAAAQKAKRQTHGKQDTTKQVAEEDVEKRKETLKATKTTVRAPKLASLAKKDRVVEESSASDQMDAKKLNLTSVDKKSSFDSSGTEARATGKSVVEKVIQRFSDDFVDQTKVESTKQQTSHVEKEATKKEKHGEKVLSPEKKVLMKNGTVVARQSTEKWVRKEEDAAGKRVAEDTESLQTREAKRVSKIADASDAKLKETAIEDASKGMVQFSRYGVEAEKSTKKEEDATVDKMRRDSGILKDEEPTKACKSSSVHEATEKLKEAAIAAEVFDKGMTLWKEESIRKGTKEDHETEQRTMEDFATFEDDKSMSIPDLRETEKLKEAVIAVAFEEGMAPFVAVFPEKPSVGEPEKLTDVTRVTDVSSKDRVRKDERTSEVGESKGIIIPVVTDASQVRESKDESSGEMKPRSDENIVTKLDSDTADKRIVEVTGRVIEDVGKIDEVTEVPKVAEKVDVEKDVSRLLKLDKEGDERLDLRKDAEEKHDVEKTEEKKEIIEMPTVSKTELADAGKGVIETHFGLIDEMTVKSGVSHDAKELEKEEKPQHEEKHKIDSLGETGETERRDEAETAAEDFEIKDKEETVGKKEEEGKDEDSKIGLDDQLKVSEEEKVQEDKEKSGKTGDRQAESEKDTESDIKTIDAHLADKETVLPDKGDVPDRKESPIATKPHDTGSSEKETKPETGEMTKGDEKEPVVDRIDDHVTSKEETISPSKEKTISPSKEKTIPPSKEKTIPPSKEEEATPSETDKHKSTDEDHTFLEKAAASDGKEEAASEDIQIDKVSEKEQIVADEGKEKYLTAEEVVKKRGDVSDEHEMILSGEKPGVDDEEKGREMKAAADHSDEKDERMTDVSTVKYQELISEEKSDLPKDKTDEDSSPRTFDDTAASKQEDSLEPRPEEQAIKEESVTEAPIVVEETIKEESPQKETSQEETPREETAQKETPHEETPQEESKLKHQPSKPEGVFLEVAEAVHLLDHKQASMKFIDNETKSMAAETSADPSSEAMRKESTASGSIIDDHTEVPSTSTVDIDKPFHSDVLRSLQQTEQDQMKKDGTKKTDEFHEAKEAVDKIVSGSDGATSDPTDSRKSDEDTKEKAFTLISEVSADRDISDHEKDALDTKPQEFKLLEETLPGGLSEKIYKESTLKKDDQEESPSAASSESQATDHQTMSEEASKDKLLLASPKDSKKTSRPEEQTELDRFIDKQSFIVVDESIAAFLSEERRRQEAAAAEEPTDKQGKTNEEEDDLAEKKGRYVVDDYPEVSLPLFTEVTHQDDLDDSDSSSDVSRKTTLTTRPYQTPRHRSRESLNIESIQAMEITDPQSLDDEDDTLLTIELVRDEGLPMSRIEATRDEDTECDEDTPSPSAQVTKLDTRIDKEDTRGGCSMSASDGSSSSARKEKSPSPRIKDLPPVPKTVKPVSPKPERKAKGVEKRRLPVARKKKSSSEESSEEKALHLQEQMQQTRHRPRRKFESDQLKRGRPRKVEEEQRQKQPTVRPRERKGSVDKHATPSKEKHGPTTKAGEIDTSKAQPKYMAWYKKNREEMERRRAEMRASDDESQLPRWLRRSMRVQRSKEERRKEQAEAASSRGKRRVKPLINVESEQLKAIVRQGRKLRKAEGGKNEDPPVQIFATSPPAAAPADPKHHLVQHSEYKYEKLPAPFYLHPPPAPHPSPQLSPEHFEAGPTLEHQRVDEDFDSGIAIPLQGGARLRHQQLLEKKSVFDIAYSEAAPSQLRADSTTPPS, encoded by the exons ATGTTAGGTGAGATCACGCTTGCCAGACCGTTGGAAGAGCTGACACAAATTACGCACGTCGGCGCGCCGGTAGTCCTCACAGTGGTCGCCGAAGAACTGCGAAGGAGCAGGGACGAGCCACCGGCACAGGCGACGGTTGTCGATGTCGGCTTTCTTCTTGGCGAACCGGGCAACACGCCGCCATATTTCGAAAGTGATAA TTATGTTGCTACGATCGACGAGAATCTGGATCCCGGCACTGTGATAAACTTTGGCGATCAATATACGACCAGAGTGAAAGACGAAGATATTGGAAAGGCTGGTGTGTTCGCGTTGAAGCTGGAGAATAATAATGGCACCTTCGAGATCAATCCGACTGTTGCAGAAAGAACTGCCGATTTCATTGTTATCGTTCGCGATAACACGCTCATTGATTATGAACTGTACAAAGCTTTAACTTTTAAg ATTGTTGCTCAAGAAGTTGGTCCCGCGACGAATTTATCTGCGTCAGTGCCAGTGACGATATTTTTAAGAGACGTTAATGACAATCCGCCGGTGTTCGAACAGAAAATGTACGAGGTAACGCTGTCCGAAAATGTCACTGTGGGATCTCGAGTGATACAG GTTCATGCCACAGATATAGACACGGGAACTTACGGTGACATTCGCTACACCGGCATAACCGGCGAAGGTAGCAAAGGCTTTGTCATAGATCCAAACACGGGATTAATTACAGTCGACATGGGATCTTCCTTGGATCGAGAGATCGCTGCGCGACTCGAATTAACCATAGAGGCACGAGACACGAATGGCACCGGAAATACTGGAATTGTTCCTCTGATTGTTAATCTGCTGGATGTCAATGACAACCCGCCGATATTCGACAGAAGCATATACGAGTTTATGCTAAACACGGACTTAACGAACTTCACCTCGCCGGCGTTTGTTAAG GCTGAAGACGCGGACGCTGAGCCGCCGAACAACATAGTTAGATACGAGATAACTCATGGCAATTACgagaataaattctatttgaacGAGACCAGCGGTGAATTGATACTTCGATCGCCGCTGACGAAGATCAGGCGAAAGAAACAAAGCGCGTACGACGCGTTCGCTAAGAAAGGTGGAACCAAGTTAACGAACAATCAAAAGAAATCACCGGGAATTACGCTAAATGACTACTCTGATGTGGTCGAAAGCGTGCCGGCAGAGAGGAGTCGAAATAAAACTCTTTCGACACTTGGAGACGAAGCAAACGCGACGAAGGCGAGGATGAAAATTAGTAGACGGAAACGTGATCAGACAAATGCATTGTACACTCTCACTGCCAGGGCGTACGATTTAG GTATCCCGCATCTTTCGAGCGAAACAGAGATTCGTATTCTCAGCGGAACAGCAATGGAGGCTCGCGTAATGATGTTCGTGGTACCTGGTGAACAGCCAAATTCGACGAAGACTGCTGAGACTTTGTCGACGATTACTGGCGGTCGTGTAACTATATTAGAAATTCGACCATTTATCCCACAGAATAATACTGGCAGCACGACTCTACCCGGTGAAGGCAAAAa aAGCATTGTCGTAGCACTCGTCGAGCAAATCGAACCAGGCACGCCGCTGGTGGACGTggaaaaaattcgcgaaattttAGCAGCTAATGGCGTGGGGATCATTAATGGCACGGACGCCGAGACGACGGTGAATACACCTGACACGAATACACCCGTCAATGGTAACACCCATGGTACTAATGGCCAAACAACCGTCGTTAACAACACCGTTACCAATGTACACAGCGAGGAAGTG ACGGTTTACAAAGCAGAAAACAAGCTCTTGTTATGgctgttaattattttggGCTTGCTCATGCTATTAGCCATCGCCATCTTGATCACGTGCTGCATTTGCCCTGGTTGTCCATTTTATATGGCACCTAGAAAAAGACGAGTGCATTCTTCGGAAACTCTCGTTGTCAGATCAGACGGCAGGCCGAAACGTCATCTCCATAGACAACCGGCAGGAACGGCAGAAg TATCATGGAACGGAAGGAAACAAGCATGGAGCGCCGATCCAACAAGACGAAACTGGCAGTTCAACAAAAGAAACGTTAAGAATTGTTCTCTACCCGGCGACGTTGCTTACATATCCGCTCCGCCGAATGACGTTCACTTGAATCACGATGCTCATAGATTAGGGGATGCCGGTTCCTACGATCATTCTAGAAAAATGCGGATGGACGAGCACGATAGAATGTATATGGAGGAGATGGAAGGACAGAAGCAAAGGGGTTACGACATGCCAGAAATGGATTCTCTGCAACGACACGAAATGGAGAGGGAGTCGGACACCCAGCGTCAAGGATACAGGCAAAG GTCCGGTCCCAGATACATGGAGCCGCCAATGGGCGACGCCTCGGTAAGGGAGCAGCATTTCTACCGCGAAGGAAACGCGGAGGTGCTTCGTCTGGTGACCAGAGGAGAACTCGACGACCCGACAGCGAGCCATCACCATCACCGCCACCACTGTCCGACAACGTTAATCGTCGACGGCAAAGACATAATCCTGCAGAGGTTCATAGAAGACCAGAAAGTCCGACCGGACATGCCGATGCAAGACGTGGAAGCAGCTCGAATGATGGAGACGCATCAGCGAACGAAAGACATGTTCCAGCAGCAGCCAGAGATTATCTTGATCCCGGACAGACTGGAACTAGGAGGACACAGGCAGCACATCGAGGAGATAGGGCCCACCATTCAGAGGCTGGTGATCGATCACGGTGACTACGATTCGCAGAAGACTGGGAAGGGCTCTCAGATCGGGGAGCCCTTGAGGCAGGAGAAGCAGGAGGGCATGAGCACCGAGGCGATGGGCAGCGAGAGAGTTTCGATGTCCAAGGAACAAGCTAGCAAAACGCAGTACTCTTTCACCGATTTAGAGCTGGCAAGACAAAAGGCGCTGCTAGCTCGGATACTACTGAAACGGGACAACCGGCACCTAGATGGCGGGCTGCTGGACTCTGCTAGCTACTTGGAGACCCAAAGTCTCCCTGGCCAGGTGGCAATTGCTACCCAGACGGACAGGACAGCGGCGACGCAAACGGATCGTCATGTCAGAAGCAGGAGCGACAACGACGAATCGGACGAGGACTCTAGACACCGGAAGAAGCTGAAGTCGAGGAAGAAGTACGGCGACGGGGACTGGAAAAGAACGCGTACCTTGTGGATGAAGTCGCCGATCGACGAGAAGAGCAGTCCTTGCTTTGATAAACATCTGAGCATCCTGCAGAGGAAGATGAGAGAGGTAAAGGAGGACAGAAAGATCTCTTTAGAACCGGACGTGCTTCGAGAGATCTCGGATTCTCTGAACGGCAACGGGGCCTCCTACCAGCCCGACGAGGACAAGGCCAAGCACCGAAAATCGGAGCAGTCCGGCATCAGCTACAAGATACTGAACGACACGGAGAACGACTCGTCCTCCTCGATGGAGctgagaaaaaagaaacaagcCTTCGGCGCGAAGAGCTGCGAGGACCTGAGCGACGATCAGAAAATGAACGGCACCGAGTCGTTGTCGTCTCCCGACGTCAAAGTGAAGCGGGACAAGCGGGCGGAGAAGAGTCCGAAGAAGGAGATGAAGTCGCAGAGCGCGAAGAAGTCGGAGGGCTCGATAAAGCCGAGCTTCAGGATCCTGGAGAAGGAGTTCACCATGCTGACGAAGAAGTTCAGCAAGCTGGGGGAGAAGAAGTTCCAGGAGAGCACTGGCAGCGACAGCACCAGCCAGGAGAAGCCGGAGACGAAGAAGGAGTCGGGTCAGAAGGCGGCGAAGAAGCCGGACGCGGCGAAGACGAGCGAAACGGCGAAGACCGAGCAGAAGGTGAAGCAGAAGAAGGAGACCGCTATTGCGAAGACCAAGCAGAAGCTGAGGTATCAGCAGTCGAACGTTATGAGCACGGGCAGCTCGGAGTTCGACGAGCTGTTCGAGAAGAGCAAGAAGCAGAGCAAGCCTCGGCAGGAAGCCGCGAAGAAGCAGGCTGCCGCCGCGCAGAAAGCGAAGCGTCAGACGCACGGAAAACAAGACACAACAAAACAGGTGGCTGAAGAGGACGTTGAGAAGCGGAAAGAGACTTTGAAAGCCACGAAGACGACGGTCAGAGCGCCGAAGCTGGCCTCGTTAGCCAAGAAGGATCGCGTCGTTGAAGAGTCCAGCGCTTCGGACCAAATGGATGCTAAAAAGTTAAATCTAACCAGTGTAGATAAGAAGAGTAGCTTCGATTCGTCAGGGACAGAGGCGAGGGCCACTGGCAAGTCGGTCGTGGAGAAGGTGATCCAGAGATTCAGCGATGATTTCGTGGATCAAACGAAGGTGGAGAGCACGAAGCAGCAGACTAGTCACGTAGAGAAGGAAGCgacgaaaaaggaaaaacacgGTGAGAAAGTTCTCAGTCCTGAAAAGAAGGTGCTGATGAAGAATGGAACAGTAGTAGCAAGGCAGTCGACTGAAAAGTGGGTCAGGAAGGAGGAAGACGCAGCTGGAAAAAGGGTGGCGGAGGATACAGAGAGCTTACAAACTCGCGAGGCAAAGAGGGTATCGAAAATCGCTGATGCAAGCGACGCGAAACTGAAGGAGACTGCCATCGAAGATGCGTCCAAAGGCATGGTGCAATTTAGCAGATATGGAGTAGAAGCTGAAAAGTCGacgaagaaggaagaagacgCAACCGTGGATAAAATGAGAAGGGATTCTGGAATTCTCAAAGATGAGGAACCAACGAAAGCATGCAAAAGTTCTTCCGTTCACGAAGCGACGGAGAAACTGAAGGAAGCAGCGATTGCAGCCGAAGTATTTGATAAAGGTATGACGCTGTGGAAAGAGGAATCAATTCGAAAGGGGACGAAGGAAGATCATGAGACCGAGCAAAGAACGATGGAAGACTTTGCGACTTTCGAAGACGACAAATCAATGTCGATCCCTGATCTTCGCGAGACGGAGAAGCTGAAAGAGGCTGTGATCGCAGTTGCGTTTGAGGAAGGTATGGCACCGTTTGTCGCAGTGTTCCCGGAAAAGCCAAGCGTCGGGGAACCCGAAAAGCTAACCGATGTCACGAGAGTCACGGATGTAAGTAGCAAAGATAGGGTACGAAAGGATGAACGGACAAGTGAAGTCGGCGAGAGCAAGGGGATTATAATTCCGGTTGTTACAGATGCGTCGCAAGTACGCGAAAGCAAGGACGAATCGTCGGGAGAAATGAAGCCGCGAAGCGATGAGAACATTGTGACGAAACTCGATAGTGATACTGCAGACAAGAGAATTGTGGAAGTAACAGGAAGGGTAATTGAAGacgttggaaaaattgatgaagTGACAGAGGTGCCTAAAGTTGCAGAGAAAGTAGACGTGGAAAAAGATGTATCGAGGTTATTAAAATTGGATAAAGAAGGCGATGAGAGACTAGATTTGAGAAAAGATGCCGAAGAGAAGCATGATGTAGAGAAGacggaagaaaagaaagagataatAGAAATGCCAACTGTTAGTAAAACTGAGCTAGCAGACGCAGGTAAAGGAGTCATTGAAACACACTTTGGATTGATAGACGAGATGACTGTGAAGAGTGGTGTGAGTCATGACGCAAAGGAACttgagaaagaggaaaaaccTCAACATGAAGAAAAACATAAGATAGATAGTTTAGGTGAAACTGGAGAAACAGAAAGGAGAGATGAAGCTGAAACTGCAGCGGAGGACTTTGAGATTAAAGATAAAGAAGAAACTGTAggtaaaaaagaagaagaaggcaAAGACGAAGATTCGAAGATTGGACTCGATGACCAATTAAAAGTTtcagaagaagaaaaagtccAGGAGGACAAAGAGAAGAGTGGTAAGACAGGGGATCGTCAAGCCGAAAGCGAAAAAGACACAGAGTCcgatattaaaacaatagaCGCTCATTTGGCTGATAAGGAAACTGTCTTACCTGACAAGGGAGACGTACCTGACCGGAAGGAGTCTCCAATAGCTACCAAGCCACATGATACCGGTTCGAGTGAGAAAGAAACTAAACCCGAAACTGGAGAAATGACTAAAGGTGACGAAAAAGAACCTGTTGTAGATAGAATCGATGACCACGTGACTAGCAAAGAGGAAACCATTTCACCAAGCAAagagaaaacaatttctccaagcaaagaaaaaacaattccTCCAAGCAAAGAGAAAACAATTCCTCCaagcaaagaagaagaagctaCTCCCAGTGAGACCGATAAACATAAGAGTACCGATGAAGATCATACTTTTTTAGAGAAGGCAGCAGCTTCTGATGGAAAGGAAGAAGCTGCTTCGGAAGACATTCAGATTGATAAAGTCAGTGAAAAGGAACAAATCGTGGCAGATGAAGGTAAAGAAAAATACTTAACAGCAGAGGAAGTGGTTAAAAAACGGGGAGACGTAAGTGATGAGCATGAAATGATTCTTTCGGGTGAGAAACCAGGAGTTGACGATGAAGAGAAGGGAAGAGAGATGAAAGCAGCTGCTGATCACAGCGATGAGAAAGATGAACGTATGACAGATGTATCGACAGTTAAATATCAAGAATTGATCAGTGAAGAAAAGAGTGACCTTCCCAAAGATAAAACGGATGAAGATAGTAGTCCAAGAACGTTTGATGACACAGCAGCGAGCAAGCAAGAGGATTCTTTGGAACCTCGACCTGAAGAACAAGCTATTAAAGAAGAAAGTGTTACGGAAGCACCAATCGTTGTTGAGgagacaataaaagaagagTCACCACAAAAAGAGACATCACAAGAAGAGACACCACGAGAAGAGACAGCACAAAAAGAGACACCACATGAAGAGACACCACAAGAAGAGTCAAAATTAAAGCATCAGCCAAGCAAGCCTGAAGGCGTTTTTTTAGAAGTGGCTGAAGCAGTTCACTTGTTAGACCATAAGCAAGCAAGCATGAAGTTCATCGACAACGAAACAAAATCTATGGCAGCTGAAACGTCAGCTGATCCTAGCAGTGAAGCAATGAGAAAAGAAAGTACTGCTTCTGGCAGTATAATCGACGACCATACTGAAGTCCCTTCCACATCGACGGTCGATATCGATAAACCCTTTCATTCGGATGTGCTTAGATCTCTGCAGCAGACAGAGCAGGACCAAATGAAGAAAGACGGAACGAAGAAGACAGATGAATTCCACGAAGCTAAAGAAGCAGTTGATAAGATTGTTAGTGGATCAGATGGAGCAACTAGTGATCCAACCGATTCGAGAAAATCAGACGAAGATACGAAAGAGAAGGCTTTCACATTGATCAGTGAAGTATCAGCAGATAGAGACATATCAGACCACGAAAAAGATGCATTAGATACAAAGCcacaagaatttaaattacttgaaGAAACATTGCCTGGAGGACTAtccgaaaaaatatataaagaatcaACCTTGAAGAAAGACGACCAAGAAGAATCTCCAAGCGCAGCAAGCAGCGAGTCCCAAGCAACCGATCACCAAACAATGTCTGAAGAAGCGAGCAAAGACAAGTTGCTATTAGCCTCCCCGAAGGATTCTAAGAAGACGTCCAGACCCGAGGAACAGACGGAACTAGACCGCTTCATCGACAAGCAGAGTTTCATCGTAGTGGACGAGAGCATCGCAGCATTCTTGTccgaagagagaagaagacaGGAAGCGGCAGCTGCTGAAGAACCAACCGATAAACAAGGAAAAACGAACGAAGAGGAGGACGATTTAGCGGAGAAGAAGGGAAGATACGTCGTGGATGATTACCCAGAAGTAAGCCTGCCTCTTTTTACCGAAGTAACGCATCAGGACGATTTAGACGACAGTGATTCATCGAGTGATGTTTCCAGGAAGACGACGCTAACCACGAGACCGTACCAGACGCCGAGGCATCGGAGTCGGGAGTCGCTGAACATAGAGTCTATTCAAGCGATGGAGATCACTGATCCACAGAGCCTAGACGACGAGGACGATACGTTGCTAACCATCGAGCTGGTGAGAGACGAGGGTCTTCCAATGTCTCGGATCGAGGCAACGAGGGATGAAGACACCGAGTGCGACGAAGACACTCCATCCCCTAGTGCACAAGTGACAAAACTAGATACGAGGATAGACAAAGAGGACACGCGGGGAGGTTGCTCGATGTCGGCGTCGGACGGTTCATCTTCCAGCGCAAGAAAGGAGAAGAGTCCTTCTCCTCGAATCAAAGATCTGCCACCAGTCCCGAAGACCGTCAAGCCTGTTAGCCCGAAGCCCGAGAGGAAGGCGAAAGGAGTAGAGAAGAGAAGGCTTCCAGTCGCGCGAAAGAAGAAGAGTTCTTCCGAAGAGTCCTCCGAGGAGAAGGCCCTGCACTTGCAGGAGCAGATGCAGCAGACTCGCCACAGGCCTCGCAGGAAGTTCGAGAGCGACCAGTTGAAACGCGGTCGACCGAGGAAGGTCGAGGAAGAGCAGCGTCAGAAGCAGCCGACCGTGAGACCTAGGGAGAGGAAGGGCAGCGTGGATAAGCACGCGACGCCGTCCAAAGAGAAGCACGGGCCCACGACCAAGGCCGGCGAGATCGACACGAGCAAGGCGCAGCCGAAGTACATGGCCTGGTACAAGAAGAACCGCGAGGAGATGGAGAGGAGGAGGGCCGAAATGAGGGCGTCGGACGACGAGAGCCAGCTGCCCAGGTGGCTCAGAAGGAGCATGAGAGTTCAGAGGAGCAAAGAGGAGAGGAGGAAGGAGCAAGCCGAGGCGGCCTCGTCGCGAGGCAAACGAAGGGTCAAGCCGCTGATCAACGTCGAGTCCGAGCAGCTGAAGGCCATCGTCCGGCAAGGCAGGAAGCTGAGGAAAGCCGAGGGCGGAAAGAACGAAGATCCTCCCGTTCAGATATTCGCAACATCGCCGCCTGCCGCAGCTCCAGCAGATCCCAAGCACCACCTAGTGCAGCATTCCGAGTACAAATACGAGAAACTGCCGGCGCCATTCTATCTGCATCCGCCGCCGGCTCCGCATCCGTCGCCTCAGCTGTCTCCCGAGCACTTCGAAGCTGGTCCCACCCTGGAACATCAACGTGTTGACGAGGACTTCGACTCTGGCATTGCGATACCCCTGCAAGGTGGCGCAAGGCTGAGGCACCAACAGCTGCTAGAGAAGAAGAGCGTTTTCGATATTGCGTACAGCGAGGCTGCGCCTTCGCAGCTTCGAGCTGACAGCACTACTCCTCCATCTTGA